AAACTTTGCCGGTTGGAAATTTTAAAATCTGTTATTTTCTGCTGAGAAACACTTTGGTTCCTTCCGAGCAGTTTTGACAAATATCAATCTCTTTGCGCCCCAAAAAGAGTTTCTGTCTGAAGCCCATGTATTTGCGTCCCTGCCAGATTTCTGCAAACGTATTTTCATTCAAATTGCCAAAATTGTGTTTAGCGTCTTTATCAAAACAACACGGCACAACTCCTCCATCCCAGGTTACTACTGCGCTATGCCACATTTTCCAACAATGGTTTAACAGGCTGTTCTTAAAGATAAATTTACCATCAACTTTTTTGTAGCGACTTTTACTTTCCTCATCCGGTATCCAATCATCTCCGGTTTCGTAATTATAGACTTGTGCTGTTTTGATTTGCAAACCATCTACTTTGTATTTTTTTGCAAGATTTTTAATAGCAGAAATCTCATTTTGATTATGTTTAAATACAATGAACTGCCAAACCACATAAGGTGTAGAACTCTTTAGCCGTTTCTTAGCTTCAAAAATTTCTTGGGTTCCTGACAGCACTTTTTCAAGTTGTCCGCCAACTCTGTAATGCTCATAACTTTCTTGGCTGACTCCGTCTATGGAAATGATTAATCTGCTCAGTCCGCTTTTAACGGCTTCTTCTGCCATTTCTCTGTTTTTGAAAAAATGTCCGTTCGTACTGGTAATGGTATAAATTTTTTTGTCTGCCGCTAAACGTACAATTTGGTTAAAATCCTTGTTCAGGTATGGTTCTCCTTGAAAATATAAAGTAAGAAACATCAGCGTAGGCGCAAGCTCATTAATTACTTTCTCTGCCAATTCCGGCTGCAACATTCCTGTAGGGCGCGTAAAAGCCCTTAAACCGCTTGGACACTGAGGGCATCTCAGGTTGCATGAGGTGGTTGGTTCAATATTCAAGGCAGCGGGGAAATACTTTGCTTCTCGTGGAACTTGTTTACGCGCTTGTTGATATGACCTATACAGCCCAATGGCATTGACAATACGATGTCTATTCAACACTTTCATAAATTGAAAGACATCTGTCAAACGTGCTTTATACCCCATAGCACATTAGTCAAAAAGTTCGAATTTAATTTCTTTGCGCGAATAGCCCATCTCTTTGAGATTGTTCTTCGCCTCTCGCACCATACCCGACCATCCGCAAATATAAAACTGCATATTTTGTTTGCCTACAAAATCAGGGTTATTCAAATACACTTGATGCAAATATCCTTTATATCCATCCCAGTTTTCACGAGACAAAACCGGCAAATAGGCTATCCTTTTATCTTGTGCTGCAAGTGCTTCAAATTCATCTCTATAAAGTAAATCCTCTTGAGTTCTCCCGCCAAAAATCAGTATGATTTTTTCAAAAGGCAGATTGTTATTTATCAAATGATGAATCATAGACCTAAAAGGTGCTACACCGGTTCCGGTACAAATAAAACAAAAGGTTTTTCCTGCTGTTTCCTCAACTAACACAAACTTTCCCTGAGCAGCACTAAAATGGATTTTATTACCTTCTTGCATGTGAAACAGCAAGGGGCTTGCGGCACCGTCTTCTTTCAAAACTACACACAATTCAAAGGAATTGCCATTAGGTGCAGAGGCTATCGAATAGCTACGATAAGGGAACTGGTGATGTATTCCTGGAAATGAGATTATGACAAATTGACCCGGTATAAAATCAAAAGAATCTTTGTTGCTGAGTTCAACTTGATAATGTTTTACCGAAGGGGAAAGGTTTTTTACAGAACGAATAATCCCACTGTTTTCAAATTTTTCTTCCACGACTGCAAAATTAAAATTTCAAATGACATGGGATAATGAATTATTGTCAGTGAATACGTCCTTTTCTATATTCAAACTGTTTCATAATCTCTGCTTCTCCATCTAAGTAATATTGCCAGCGTTTGTCAACATAATCGGAGGGCATAATGTCTTTTGCAAGTTTGATAAACAGTGTGTAATGCCCTGCTTCAGACACCATGAATTCATGATAAAACTCTTTGAGTGCTTCATCCTGAATATGCAATGACAACAGCCTGAATCGCTCGCAACTCCGAGCTTCAATCATCGCACAGATAAGTAGTTTTTCGGTCAATGCCTCAGCTCTGCTTCCCCCTTTTTTTTCAAGCTTATAAAGTGCGTTTACATATTCATCTTTTCTCTGTGCACCTAACTTTAGATTGCGTTTTTTTAATTCTTTCAAAACTTTGCGAAAGTGCCCCCATTCCTCTGCAATTACAGGAGTTACCTCCTCTAACATATTCTCAAATTCTGAGAATTTTGAAATTACGGTAATTCCATTGGTAGCAGCTTTTTGCTCACACCATGCATGGTCTGTGAGTATTTCTTCGAGACTCATACTTGCAATGTCCACCCAACGCGGGTCTGTGGCTAATTTTAATCCTAACATGATTTATTAATACGGTATTATTAAAGTGATGTTGTTCGACACAAAACTCACAATCTTTTCTAAATAGACT
This region of Bacteroidota bacterium genomic DNA includes:
- a CDS encoding SPASM domain-containing protein, with product MGYKARLTDVFQFMKVLNRHRIVNAIGLYRSYQQARKQVPREAKYFPAALNIEPTTSCNLRCPQCPSGLRAFTRPTGMLQPELAEKVINELAPTLMFLTLYFQGEPYLNKDFNQIVRLAADKKIYTITSTNGHFFKNREMAEEAVKSGLSRLIISIDGVSQESYEHYRVGGQLEKVLSGTQEIFEAKKRLKSSTPYVVWQFIVFKHNQNEISAIKNLAKKYKVDGLQIKTAQVYNYETGDDWIPDEESKSRYKKVDGKFIFKNSLLNHCWKMWHSAVVTWDGGVVPCCFDKDAKHNFGNLNENTFAEIWQGRKYMGFRQKLFLGRKEIDICQNCSEGTKVFLSRK
- a CDS encoding FAD-binding oxidoreductase, whose translation is MEEKFENSGIIRSVKNLSPSVKHYQVELSNKDSFDFIPGQFVIISFPGIHHQFPYRSYSIASAPNGNSFELCVVLKEDGAASPLLFHMQEGNKIHFSAAQGKFVLVEETAGKTFCFICTGTGVAPFRSMIHHLINNNLPFEKIILIFGGRTQEDLLYRDEFEALAAQDKRIAYLPVLSRENWDGYKGYLHQVYLNNPDFVGKQNMQFYICGWSGMVREAKNNLKEMGYSRKEIKFELFD
- a CDS encoding tRNA-(ms[2]io[6]A)-hydroxylase, encoding MLGLKLATDPRWVDIASMSLEEILTDHAWCEQKAATNGITVISKFSEFENMLEEVTPVIAEEWGHFRKVLKELKKRNLKLGAQRKDEYVNALYKLEKKGGSRAEALTEKLLICAMIEARSCERFRLLSLHIQDEALKEFYHEFMVSEAGHYTLFIKLAKDIMPSDYVDKRWQYYLDGEAEIMKQFEYRKGRIH